Genomic DNA from Nocardioides aquaticus:
GCCCGCCCGGCCGCTGCTCGACGAGACCGTCGCGCGGGTGGGTGGCGAGCGGCCGCTGATGGTGGGCGACCGGCTCGACACCGACATCGAGGGCGGCACCGCCGTCGGCGTCGACACGCTGCTCGTCCTCACCGGGGTCACCGGGCTCGGCGAGCTCGTCACCGCCCCGGCCGAGCAGCGGCCGACGTACGTCTCGGCCGACCTCGGCGGCCTGCACGTCGCCCACCAGGAGCCCGAGGCCCCGCGCGACGGCGACGACACGTGGCAGCACGCCGGCTGGGCGGCCCGGACGACCGACGGTCGGCTCGTGGTCGAGGGCGACGGCACCGTCGACGCGTGGTGGCAGCTCGTCGCCGCGGCAGCCTGGGCCCACCTCGACGCCACCGGGGAGCCCGTGGCCACCGACGCGCTCCAGGAGCCGTGAGCGCGGTACGCCCGCCGCTAGGCTGAGACCATGACCCAGCAGGAGGCGACCAGCCCCGCACCGGCCCCACCGGCCCCGCCGACCACCGGCGTCGCCGGCGTCGACGCGGTGCTCGGCGACCTGGCGACGGCCTTCGACCTCCCCGTCGCCGAGCAGTCGGCGGCGGTCGAGCAGGCCCACGACCGGCTGCGCCGGGCTCTCGACGAGCCCGACCCGGCCGGCTGAACGGCACCCGGTGCCCCCACGGCGCCTGCGCCTCGACGCCGAGCTGGTCCGGCGTGGCCTCGCCCGCAGCCGCGAGCACGCCGCCACCCTGGTGGCCGACGGGCGGGTGAAGGTCGGCGGCATGGTCGCCCGCAAGCCCGCGACCGGGGTGAGCACCGACGTGGCGCTCGTGGTGTCGGTCGACGACGACCGTCCCGACTACGTCTCCCGCGGCGGGCACAAGCTGGCCGGCGCCCTGGACGACCTCGCCGCCCACGGGCTGCGGGCCGCCGGCCGGCGGGTGCTCGACGCCGGCGCCTCGACGGGAGGCTTCACCGACGTCCTCCTGCGCGCCGGCGCCGCGGAGGTGGTGGCCGTGGACGTGGGCTACGGGCAGCTGGCCTGGCGCCTGCAGCAGGACGATCGGGTCCGCGTGCACGACCGCACCAACGTGCGCGACGTGACCCCCGCGCTGGTGGGTGGTCCGGTCGACCTCGTCGTCGGCGACCTCTCCTTCATCTCGCTGCGGCTGCTGCTCGAGGCCCTGGTCGGCGTCACCGAGCCGGACGGCGACCTCCTGCTCATGGTCAAGCCGCAGTTCGAGGTCGGCAAGGACCGCGTCGGCAAGGGCGGCGTGGTCCGGGACCCGGACCTGCGCGCCGAGACCGTCGTCGCGGTCTGCGCGGCCGCCGCACGCCTCGGCCGCGGCGTGGTCGGCCTGACCACCAGCAAGCTGCCCGGCCCGTCGGGCAACGTGGAGTTCTTCGTGTGGCTGCGCCAGGGGCCGCCCCTGCTCGACGACGAGACGCTGGCCGCGGCCGTCGCCGCCCAGCAGACCCGGGTCGGAACCGCCGGCCCGGCCCTGCCCGACGCGGCGCCCCCCGGGGCGTCGGGACCGGGTGAGAGAGTGGAGGAGTGAGCCAGACCGAGGACAGCCCGCCCGCCGCACGCCGGGTGCTGCTGCTCGCGCACACCGGCAGGGAGGCCGCCCGGGAGGTCGCCCTCGAGGCGCTGGAGGCCCTGACCGCCCAGGGCATCGTGGTCCGCCTGCTCGACGACGAGGCCGCCGACCTCGGTGTCGACGCGTCCCGGCCCGGCGTCGAGCTGACCACCTCCGCCGACGACGCCAGCCGCGACTGCGAGCTCACCCTGGTCGTCGGCGGGGACGGCACGATCCTGCGCGCGGCCGAGATCACCCGCGCCAGCGGCACCCCGATCCTCGGCATCAACCTCGGCCACGTCGGGTTCCTCGCCGAGGCCGAGCACGACGACGTGGCCTCGACCATCGCCGCGATCGTGGCGCGCGCCTACACCACCGAGGACCGGATGACCCTCGACGTGCGCGTGCTGCGCGGTGGCGAGGAGGTCGCCCGCACCTTCGCGGTCAACGAGGCGTCGGTGGAGAAGGCCTCGCGGCAGCGGATGCTCGAGGTGGTGGTCGAGATCGACGGCCGCCCGCTGTCGCGGTGGGGCTGCGACGGCGTCGTGTGCGCCACGCCGACCGGGTCCACCGCCTACAACTTCAGCGCCGGGGGCCGGTGGTGTGGCCGTCGGTCGAGGCGCTGCTGATGGTGCCGATCAGCGCCCACGCCCTGTTCGCCCGGCCGCTGGTCGCCGCTCCCGACTCGTTGCTGGCCGTCGAGGTGCTGGACCGGGCCGAGGGCGCCGGCGTGCTGTGGTGCGACGGCCGGCGTGCCGTCGACCTGCCGCCCGGCGCCCGGATCGAGGTCCGCCGTGGTGCGTCGCCCCTCCGTCTGGTGCGCCTGACCGACTCCCCGTTCACCGACCGCCTGGTGGCCAAGTTCGGGCTGCCCGTCGCCGGCTGGCGAGGCGCTGCGGAGCGTCGGTCACGCCACCTCGAGACCGTGCCGACGGGGGAGGGCCCGTGATCGAGGAGATCCGGATCAGCTCCCTCGGAGTCATCGACTCCTCCAGCCTGGAGCTGGGCCCGGGCCTGACCGTCGTCACCGGCGAGACCGGCGCCGGCAAGACGATGGTGGTGACCGCGCTCGGCCTGCTGCTCGGCGGCCGCGCCGACAGCGGGTCCGTACGCTCCGGCGCGCGGCAGGCCCGGGTCGAGGGCGTCGTGGCCGTGGGCTCCCTGCCCGGCTTCGCCGCCGCGGTCGACGCCGCCGGTGGCGAGGTCGAGGACGACCGGGTCGTGCTGGCCCGCAACGTCGCCGCCGAGGGCCGCTCCCGGGCGTACGTCGGCGGGGCCAGCGTCCCGGTCGCCACGCTGACCGGGCTCGCCCAGCCGCTGGTGGCCGTGCACGGCCAGTCCGACCAGCACCGGCTGCTGCAGCCCCGGACCCAGCGCGAGGCGCTCGACCGGTTCGGCGGGCCGCCCGTCCAGGACCTGGTCGCCGAGCACGGCGCGGGCTGGTCCCGGCTGCAGCAGGTCGAGCGGGAGCTCGAGGAGACCGTCGCCTCGGCCCGGGAGCGGGCCCGCGAGGCCGACCTCCTGCGCTTCGGGCTCGCCGAGGTCGAGGCCGTCGCGCCCGAGCCCGGGGAGGACGTCTCCCTGGCCGCCGAGGAGTCCCGGCTGGGCAACAGCGACACCCTGCTGACGGCCGCCGAGCAGGCCCGCGAGGCGCTGTCCAGCGAGAACGGCGGCCCCGACGCGATGGCCGCGGTCGCCGCCGGCCGGGGCGCCCTCGAGCAGGTGCGCGTCCACGACCGCGAGGCCGCTGACCTCGCCGACCGGCTGGCCGAGGTCGGCTACCTGCTCTCCGACGTGGCCGCCGACGTGGCCTCTTACGCCAGCCGCGTCGACGTCGACCCGTCCCGGCTCGCCGCCGTCTCGGAGCGGCGCGCCGCGCTCACCGCGCTGACCCGCAAGTACGGCGAGACCGTCGAGGAGGTCCTGGCCTGGGCCGAGCAGGCCTCGGTCCGGCTGCTCGACCTCGACGGGACCGACGAGCGCATCGACGCCCTGCGCGACGAGCGCGACGCCCTGCGCGACGAGCTGGGCGACGTGGCCGGACGCCTCTCGGCCGCCCGGTCGGCCGCGGCCCTGCGGCTGGGCACCACCGTCACCACCGAGCTCGGCGGCCTCGCGATGCCGCACGCCCGCCTCGAGGTCGCCGTGCGGCGCACCCCGACCGGCGCCGACGACCCCGCCGGGCTCCCTGTCGACGGCGAGCACCTCCACGCGGGCGCCCACGGCGTCGACGACGTCGAGCTGCTGCTCGCCGCCAACACCGGCAGCGAGCCGCGTCCGTTGCACAAGGGCGCCTCGGGCGGTGAGCTGTCCCGCGTGATGCTCGCCGTGGAGGTCGCCCTGGCCGGCACCAGCCCGGTGCCCACCTTCGTCTTCGACGAGGTCGACGCCGGCGTCGGCGGGACCGCCGCGGTCGAGATCGGACGGCGCCTGGCGGCGCTGGCGCGCACCTCCCAGGTCGTCGTCGTCACCCACCTGCCGCAGGTGGCGGCCTACGCCGACCGGCACGTCGTGGTGCGCAAGTCCTCCGACGGCACGGTCACCAGCTCCGGGCTGACCCTGCTCGACGAGACCGGCCGCGAGCGCGAGCTCTCCCGCATGCTGGCCGGCCTGACGGAGTCCGACACCGGGCTCGCCCACGCCCGCGAGCTGCTCGAGGTCGCGCAGCCCGCACGAGCCCTGCAACCCTGAGCATCCCGGCTGGGATAGGATCGAGTCCCGTGAAGGTGCAGGGAGTGGAACCGACCAAGCACGTGTTCGTGACCGGGGGTGTCGCCTCGTCCCTCGGGAAGGGGCTGACGGCCTCCAGCCTCGGCCGTCTCCTGCGATCGCGGGGGCTGCGGGTGACGATGCAGAAGCTCGACCCGTACCTCAACGTGGACCCCGGGACGATGAACCCGTTCCAGCACGGCGAGGTGTTCGTGACCAACGACGGGGCCGAGACCGACCTCGACATCGGCCACTACGAGCGGTTCCTCGACACCGACCTCGGGCAGATCGCCAACGTCACGACCGGCCAGGTCTACTCGAGCGTGATCGCCAAGGAGCGCCGCGGCGACTACCTCGGCGACACCGTCCAGGTGATCCCGCACATCACCAACGAGATCAAGGACCGGATCCTGGCGATGGGCGGGCACGCCCCCGCCGGCCAGGAGCCCGACGAGCCGGTCGACGTCGTGATCACCGAGGTCGGCGGCACGGTCGGCGACATCGAGTCGCTGCCGTTCCTCGAGGCGGCCCGCCAGGTCCGCCACGACATCGGCCGGGCCAACTGCTTCTTCCTCCACGTCTCCCTGGTGCCCTACATCGGTCCGTCGAAGGAGCTGAAGACCAAGCCCACGCAGCACTCCGTCGCCGCGCTGCGCCAGGTCGGCATCCAGCCCGACGCCGTCGTCTGCCGCGCCGACCGTGAGCTGCCGGACTCGATCAAGCGCAAGATCTCGCTGATGTGCGACGTCGACGAGGACGCCGTGGTCACCGCCGCCGACGCCCCCTCGATCTACGACATCCCCAAGGTGCTGCACCGCGAGGGCCTCGACGCCTACGTCGTGCGCCGCCTCGACCTGCCGTTCCGCGACGTCGACTGGACCCTGTGGGACGACCTGCTGCGCCGGGTGCACCACCCGCGCGAGGAGATCACGATCGCGCTGGTCGGCAAGTACGTCGACCTGCCCGACGCCTACCTGTCGGTGGCCGAGGCGCTGCGCGCGGGCGGCTTCGCCCACGAGGCCAAGGTCAACCTGGAGTGGGTGCCCTCCGACGAGTGCGACACCCCGGCCGGTGCGGCGCGCCGCCTCCAGGACGTCGACGCGATCTGCGTGCCCGGCGGGTTCGGCATCCGCGGGATCGAGGGGAAGCTCGGCGCGCTGACCTACGCCCGCACCCACGGGATCCCCACGCTCGGGCTGTGCCTGGGCCTGCAGTGCCTGGTGATCGAGTACTCCCGCAGCGTGCTGGGCCTGGAGAAGGCCGGGTCGACCGAGTTCGACCCCGGCACCCCGGAGCCGGTCATCGCCACGATGGAGGAGCAGAAGTCCTTCGTCGAGGGCGAGGGCGACCTCGGCGGCACGATGCGTCTGGGTCTCTACCCGGCCGACCTGCTGGCCGGCTCGGTCGTGCGGGAGGCATACGGCGCCGCCCGCGTGGAGGAGCGCCACCGTCACCGCTACGAGGTGAACAACGCCTACCGCGACCAGCTCCAGGACGCCGGCCTGGTCTTCTCGGGCGTGAACCCCGACCTCGACCTGGTGGAGTTCGTCGAGCTGCCCCGCGACGTGCACCCGTACTACGTCGCCACCCAGGCCCACCCCGAGCTCCGCTCGCGTCCGACCCGTCCGCACCCGCTGTTCGTGGGCCTGGTCGGCGCCGCCATCGAGCGCCAGCGCGAGCTGCGCCTGGAGATCGACGACCGCGGGCTGCGCCGCGAGCCGGAGCCGGAGGAGGCGTGAGCGAGCACCCGCCGCTGGCCGACAGCCCGGAGTCCTGGCCGGTCGACTCCACCCGTGACCTGCACCGCGACCACTGGGTGATGTCGCTGCGCGAGGACCGGATCCGCCGACCCGCGCACCCCGAGGACGAGCCGTTCCGGCGGCTGGTCCTCGAGCACCCCGGCGCGGTGATCGTGCTCGCGGTCGACGACCAGGACCGGGTGCGGTGCCTGTGGCAGTACCGCCACGCCGCGCACCGGCTCTTCGTCGAGCTGCCGGCCGGGCTGATGGACGAGGGCGACGAGACCCCCGAGCAGGTCGCCCGGCGCGAGCTGCGCGAGGAGACCGGCCTCGAGGCCACCGGCTGGACGCACCTGACGACCACGTGGTCGTCCCCGGGGATCTCGGAGGAGGTCATGCACCACTTCCTGGCCACGGGCCTCACCGACGTGGGGCGCGGCGACTTCGAGCCGGCCCACGAGGAGGCCGAGATGGTCGCCGGGTGGGTGCCGTTCGCCGACCTGGTCGAGGCCGTCCTGGACGGCCGGGTCGGGGACGGCCCGCTGGTCGTCGCGGTGCTGGCGGCCCATGCCCGTGGGCTCGTCGGAGGGCCCCGCTAGGGTCGTCGCGCCCCCGGTCCACAGCGTGGTGGACCCGGACCCGTGAAGGAGAGAGCACGATGAAGGTCGGCGTCCCGAAGGAAGTCAAGAACCACGAGTACCGCGTGGCCATCACGCCGATCGGCGTGCACGAGCTCGTCGCGCACGGCCACGACGTGCAGGTCCAGCAGGGCGCGGGGGAGGGGTCCTCGATCCCCGACGCCGAGTACGTCGCCGCCGGCGCCACGATCGTGCCCGACGCCGACGAGGTCTGGGGCGCCGCCGACCTGCTGCTCAAGGTCAAGGAGCCGGTCGCCGAGGAGTACCACCGCCTGCGCGAGGGCCTCACGCTCTTCACCTACCTGCACCTCGCCGCCGACCGCCCGCTGACCGAGGAGCTCATGTCCAGCCGGGTGACCGCGCTGGCCTACGAGACCGTCCAGCTGCCGTCGGGCTCCCTGCCGCTGCTCTACCCGATGTCGGAGGTCGCCGGCTGCCTGGCGCCGCAGGTCGGCGCCCACGCGCTGCTCAAGGCACAAGGCGGGCGCGGCGTGCTGATGGGAGGCGTCGGCGGGGTCGCCAACGCCAAGGTCGTCGTGATCGGTGCCGGTGTGTCCGGCCAGAACGCCGCCAACATCGCGCTCGGCATGGGCGCCGACGTCACCCTGCTCGACACCGACCTCGACAAGCTGCGGATGTCGTTCTGGCGCTACGACAACCGGGTCCAGGGCCTGGCCTCCTCCCGGCTCACCGTGGCCCAGCAGGTCATGGACGCCGACCTGGTGATCGGCGCCGTGCTGATCCCGGGCGCCAAGGCCCCCACGCTGGTCAGCAACGACCTGGTGGCGCAGATGAAGCCCGGCTCGGTGCTGGTCGACATCGCCGTCGACCAGGGCGGGTGCTTCGAGGACACCCGACCGACCACCCACGACGACCCCACCTTCACGGTGCACGGCTCGACGTTCTACTGCGTAGCCAACATGCCCGGTGCGGTGCCCAGCACCTCGACCTACGCCCTGACCAACGCCACGCTGCCCTACACCGTGGCGCTGGCCAACAAGGGCTGGGCCGACGCCTCGCGCACCGACCGCAGCCTGGCCCTGGGCCTCAACACCCACGCCGGCGCGCTCACCAACGGACCCGTCGGCGAGGCGTGGGACATCCTCGCCGTCTCGCTCGACGAGGTCCTGGCCTGAGCGAGCGGTGAGCGCCGTCGCCACCGACCCGGGGACCGGGACCGATCCCGGTCCCGGTCCCGGGCCCGGTCGGGCCGCGGTGGCCGTGCGCACCTACCTCGACCACCTCGGCGTCGAGAAGGGCTTGGCGGCCAACACCCTGAGCTCCTACCGCCGCGACCTGCGCCGCTACCTGGCCCACCTGGACGCCGTCGGGGTCCACGACCTCGACGCCGTCTCGGAGGCCACCGTCACCGAGTTCCTGGCCCGCTTGCGCGAGGGTGACGCCGAGCACCCGCCGCTCGCGGCGGCCTCGGCCGCCCGCACGGTCGTCGCCGTCCGCGGGTTCCACCGCTTCGCCCTGGCCGACGGGCTGGCCTCGCACGACCCGGCGGCGGCCGTACGACCCCCGGCGCCGGGCAAGCGGCTGCCCAAGGCGCTGCCGCTGTCCGACGTGGAGGCGATCGTGGAGGCCGCCGGCGCCCCGGGCACCCCGCTGGCGCTGCGTGACCGCGCCCTGCTCGAGCTGCTCTACGGCACCGGGGCCCGGATCTCCGAGGCGGTCGGCCTCGACGTCGACGACGTGCAGGAGGTGGTCGACCTCCCGCCCGGTGAGGGGGCGCTGCTGCTGCGCGGCAAGGGCGGCAAGGAGCGGCTGGTGCCCGTCGGGTCGTACGCCCGCGAGGCCCTGGCGGCCTACCTCGTGCGCGGGCGGCCGGCGCTCGTGGAGCGGGCCGGGCCGGCGCTGTTCCTCAACGCCCGGGGCGGGAGGCTCTCGCGGCAGTCGGCCTGGGCGGCGCTGGTGAAGGCCGCCGAGCGGGCCGGGGTCACCCGGGAGGTCTCCCCGCACACCCTCCGGCACTCCTTCGCCACCCACCTGCTCGACGGCGGCGCCGACGTCCGGGTCGTCCAGGAGCTGCTCGGTCACGCCTCGGTGACCACCACCCAGGTCTACACGCTGGTCACCGTCGACAACCTGCGCGAGGTCTTCGCCACCGCGCACCCCCGGGCCCGCGGATGAGCGCCGACGCCGACGAGGTCCTCGAGCAGGTCGTCACCTGGGCCGCCGGACGCGGGCTGGAGCTCTACCCGCACCAGGAGGAGGCCGTGATCGAGCTGCTCTCGGGCAGCAACGTGGTGCTGGCCACGCCGACCGGCTCGGGCAAGTCCCTGGTGGCCGTCGGGGCGCTGATGGCCGCGATGGCCGACGACCGGGTCGGGTTCTACACCGCCCCGATCAAGGCGCTGGTCAGCGAGAAGTTCTTCGAGCTGTGCGAGGTCTTCGGCGCCGACGACGTCGGGCTGCTGACCGGCGACGCCGCGGTCAACCCCGACGCCCCCATCATCTGCTGCACCGCCGAGGTGCTGGCCAACATCGCGCTGCGGGAGGGTGCCTCCGCCGACGTCGGCCTCGTGGTGATGGACGAGTTCCACTTCTACTCCGAGCCCGAGCGGGGGTGGGCCTGGCAGGTGCCGCTGATCGAGCTGCCGCAGGCCCAGGTGCTGCTGATGTCGGCCACGCTCGGCGACGTCACCGACCTGGCCGCCGACCTCGAGCGGCGCAGCGGACGCCCGACCGCGGTCGTCGACGACGCCGAGCGGCCGGTGCCGCTGACCTTCAGCTGGGCCACCACGCACGTCCCCGAGACGCTGGAGGAGCTGGTCGAGACCCACCAGACCCCCGTCTACGTCGTCCACTTCACCCAGGCGGCCGCCGTCGAGCACGCCAGCAACCTGCTCAACGCCTCCTGGCTCACCGCGCGCAGCGACGAGGCCAAGGCGCAGGCCGCCACCCGGGCCGAGCGGCTGGCCGGGTTCCGCTTCGGTGCCGGGTTCGGCAAGACCCTGTCCAAGCTGCTGCGCCGCGGGGTCGGGGTGCACCACGCGGGGATGCTGCCGCGCTACCGCCGGCTGGTGGAGCAGCTGGCCCAGGCCGGCCTCCTCGCCGTCATCTGCGGCACCGACACGCTCGGCGTCGGCATCAACGTGCCGATCCGTACCGTGATGTTCACCGGCCTGGCGAAGTACGACGGTCGCCGCCAGCGGGTGCTGCGCACCCGGGAGTTCCTGCAGATCGCCGGGCGGGCCGGACGGGCCGGCTTCGACACCGCCGGCTCCGTGGTCGTCCAGGCGCCCGAGCACGTCATCGACAACGAGAAGGCCAAGGCCAAGGCCGACGCCAAGAACGCCGCGATGAGCGAGGAGAAGCAGGCCAAGCGCAAGAGCAAGGCCCAGCTGCGCAAGCCCCCCGAGGGCGCCGTGGTGTGGTCGGAGCAGACCTTCGAGAAGCTCGTCGCCGGGGTGCCGGAGAAGCTCGTCTCGCGGATGAAGGTCGACAACGCGATGCTGGTCAACGTCCTGTCCCGCGAGGAGGACGCGTTCGTCGTGCTGAGGCGGCTGCTCACCGACAACCACGAGGACCGCCGCAGCCAGCTGCGGCTGTGCCGCCGGGCGCTGCGGCTGGCCCGCAGCCTGGTGGCCTCCGGCGTGCTGACCCGCCTCGACGAGGTCGACGAGCACGGGCGGCGCTACGTGATGACCGTCGACCTGCCGCTCGACTTCGCCCTCAACCAGCCGCTGGCCCACTTCGCGCTCGAGGCGATCGCGATGCTCGACCCCGACGCGGAGCACCACGCCCTCGACGTGGTGTCGGTGGCCGAGGCCGTGCTCGAGGTCCCGCGCCAGATCCTCTTCGCCCAGCAGAACCGCGCCAAGGGCGAGGCCCTGGCGGAGATGAAGGCCGACGGCCTGGAGTACGACGAGCGGATGGCGCTGCTCGACGAGGTCAGCTGGCCCCAGCCGCTGCGCGAGGGGCTGGAGGCGGCCTACGAGCTGTACCGCGGCGCGCACCCCTGGCTGCCGGAGGACGCACTGTCACCGGCGTCGGTGGTGCGCGAGATGTGGGAGCAGGGGATGAGCTTCACCGACGTCGTCTCGCGCTACCAGCTGGCGCGCTCCGAGGGGCTGGTGCTGCGCTACCTCACCGACGCCTACCGGTTCCTGCGCCAGACCGTGCCCGAGGCGGCGCGCAGCCCCGAGCTCGAGGACCTCGAGGCGTGGCTGGGCGAGACCGTGCGTCAGACCGACTCCTCGCTGCTCGACGAGTGGGAGGCGATGACCGACCCCGACGCGGTCGCGCGGACGGTCACCGACACCTCCGGGGCCCGCCCGCCGCGCCCGCTCTCGGAGCAGGGACGCGTCTTCGAGGTGATGGTCCGCAACGCCATGTGGCGCCGGGTCGAGCTGGTCGCCCGCGACGACCTGGACGGGCTGATGACCCTGGAGCGGGCGGCGGCCGACCGGCTGGACCCCGCGCGCGCGGTCGTGATGACGCGCAGCCGGTGGGACGAGGCGATCGAGTCCTACTTCGCCGAGCACGACGAGGTGCGGACCGACGGAGATGCCCGCGGGCCCGACCTCCTCCGGGTCACGGAGGAGGTCGGGACGCCCGCAGGCGCCGACGAGGACGTGGAGGCCCGTCTGTGGCGGGTGACCCAGACGATCCACGACCCCGCCGACCACCACGACTGGGTCGTGGAGGCTGTGGCGGACCTGGACGCCGGCGACGAGGTGGGCGAGCTGGTGCTCGCCACCACCTCGATGCGCCGGCTGTAACCGGGCCTCAGGCCGAGCGGGACTCCCCCAGGAACGGGTAGTCGGTGTAGCCCTCCGCGCCGCCGCCGTAGAAGGTGTCGCCGTTCGGCTCGTTGAGCTCGGCGCCCTGCTTCCAGCGCTCGGCCAGGTCGGGGTTGGCGATGTACTCGCGACCCACGGCGACCAGGTCGCCGAGGCCCTCGTCGAGCACGGACTCGACGTCGGCGAGCTGGGTGACGTCGGCGAAGCCCGAGTTCAGGATGGTCGGCCCGCCGAAGCGCTTGCGCAGGTCGGTCACCAGCTGGCTGCGCGGGTCGGCCAGGATGCTGAGGTAGGCCAGGCCGAGGTCGGCGATGCCCTCCACGAGCGAGGTGTAGGTGGCCTCGACGTCGGACGGGTCCTCCTCCAGGCAGCCCTGGATGTTGTGGGCGGGGGAGATCCGGATGCCGACCTTGTCGGCGCCGATGGCCTCGGCGACCGCGCGGGTGACCTCGACGGTGAGGCGGGCGCGGGCCTCGGGGGAGCCGCCGTACCCGTCGGTGCGGGTGTTGCTGCTCGGGGCGAGGAACTGGTGCAGCAGGTAGCCGTTGGCCGAGTGCACCTCGACGCCGTCCAGGCCGGCCTCGACGGCGCAGCGCGCGGCGTGCACGAACTCCTCGACGATGCCGGGGATCTCGTCGGTCTCCAGGGCGCGCGGCTCCACGTGGGGGACCCGGCCCTCGGCGGTGACCATCTCGCCCGGCGCGGTGAGCGCGCTCGGGGCGACGGTCTCGAGGCCCTGCTTGTTGTCCGGGTGCGCGATGCGGCCGACGTGCATCAGCTGCACGACGATCTTCCCGCCGCCGTCGTGGACGGCCTGGCCGACCTTGCGCCAGCCCTCGACCTGCTCGGGGGAGTGGATGCCGGGGGTGTTCAGGTAGCCCTGGCCGGTGGCGCTGGGCTGGGTGCCCTCGCTGATGATCAGCCCGGCCCCGGCCCGCTGGCCGTAGTAGGTCACCGCCAGGTCGGTGGGCGCCATGCCCTCGCCGGCGCGGTTGCGGGTCAGCGGCGCCATCACGAAGCGCTGCGGGAGGGTCCAGGACCCTACGGAGATGGGCTCGAACGCACGGGACACGAGGTGTCCTTTCGTCGGGGAGATGGGTAAAAGTACGACGACCTCAGCGCTCACCCCCGTCGTCTGATTCCCGCCCGTAGGGTGAGGAACATGACGCAGCAGCCCACCGACGGCGCCGGACAGCCCACCACCGAGGCCTTCGAGGTGCGCCACGCACCCGAGGAGAACCGCTACGAGGTGTGGGCCGCCGGCGAGCGGGCCGGCTTCGCCGCCTACGTGCTCGACGGGGACCGGATCACCTTCACCCACACCGAGGTCGCCGACCGCTTCGAGGGCCAGGGCGTCGGCTCCGTGCTGGTCCGCGGCGCGCTCGACGACGTCCGTCGCGGCGCCCGGCTGCGCGTGGTCGCGGAGTGCCCGTTCGTCGCGTCGTGGCTCGAGCGGCACCCCGACCAGCAGGACGTCCTCGCCGACTGACCGTGGACTGACCGCCGAGTGCCCGAGCGGCGGGCGCCGGGCAGGGAAGTCCCCGGTCGGCCGGGGACTTCCGAACATGTCGGCCTTTGCACAGGC
This window encodes:
- a CDS encoding TlyA family RNA methyltransferase, with protein sequence MPPRRLRLDAELVRRGLARSREHAATLVADGRVKVGGMVARKPATGVSTDVALVVSVDDDRPDYVSRGGHKLAGALDDLAAHGLRAAGRRVLDAGASTGGFTDVLLRAGAAEVVAVDVGYGQLAWRLQQDDRVRVHDRTNVRDVTPALVGGPVDLVVGDLSFISLRLLLEALVGVTEPDGDLLLMVKPQFEVGKDRVGKGGVVRDPDLRAETVVAVCAAAARLGRGVVGLTTSKLPGPSGNVEFFVWLRQGPPLLDDETLAAAVAAQQTRVGTAGPALPDAAPPGASGPGERVEE
- the recN gene encoding DNA repair protein RecN; this encodes MIEEIRISSLGVIDSSSLELGPGLTVVTGETGAGKTMVVTALGLLLGGRADSGSVRSGARQARVEGVVAVGSLPGFAAAVDAAGGEVEDDRVVLARNVAAEGRSRAYVGGASVPVATLTGLAQPLVAVHGQSDQHRLLQPRTQREALDRFGGPPVQDLVAEHGAGWSRLQQVERELEETVASARERAREADLLRFGLAEVEAVAPEPGEDVSLAAEESRLGNSDTLLTAAEQAREALSSENGGPDAMAAVAAGRGALEQVRVHDREAADLADRLAEVGYLLSDVAADVASYASRVDVDPSRLAAVSERRAALTALTRKYGETVEEVLAWAEQASVRLLDLDGTDERIDALRDERDALRDELGDVAGRLSAARSAAALRLGTTVTTELGGLAMPHARLEVAVRRTPTGADDPAGLPVDGEHLHAGAHGVDDVELLLAANTGSEPRPLHKGASGGELSRVMLAVEVALAGTSPVPTFVFDEVDAGVGGTAAVEIGRRLAALARTSQVVVVTHLPQVAAYADRHVVVRKSSDGTVTSSGLTLLDETGRERELSRMLAGLTESDTGLAHARELLEVAQPARALQP
- a CDS encoding CTP synthase; protein product: MQGVEPTKHVFVTGGVASSLGKGLTASSLGRLLRSRGLRVTMQKLDPYLNVDPGTMNPFQHGEVFVTNDGAETDLDIGHYERFLDTDLGQIANVTTGQVYSSVIAKERRGDYLGDTVQVIPHITNEIKDRILAMGGHAPAGQEPDEPVDVVITEVGGTVGDIESLPFLEAARQVRHDIGRANCFFLHVSLVPYIGPSKELKTKPTQHSVAALRQVGIQPDAVVCRADRELPDSIKRKISLMCDVDEDAVVTAADAPSIYDIPKVLHREGLDAYVVRRLDLPFRDVDWTLWDDLLRRVHHPREEITIALVGKYVDLPDAYLSVAEALRAGGFAHEAKVNLEWVPSDECDTPAGAARRLQDVDAICVPGGFGIRGIEGKLGALTYARTHGIPTLGLCLGLQCLVIEYSRSVLGLEKAGSTEFDPGTPEPVIATMEEQKSFVEGEGDLGGTMRLGLYPADLLAGSVVREAYGAARVEERHRHRYEVNNAYRDQLQDAGLVFSGVNPDLDLVEFVELPRDVHPYYVATQAHPELRSRPTRPHPLFVGLVGAAIERQRELRLEIDDRGLRREPEPEEA
- a CDS encoding NUDIX domain-containing protein; the encoded protein is MSEHPPLADSPESWPVDSTRDLHRDHWVMSLREDRIRRPAHPEDEPFRRLVLEHPGAVIVLAVDDQDRVRCLWQYRHAAHRLFVELPAGLMDEGDETPEQVARRELREETGLEATGWTHLTTTWSSPGISEEVMHHFLATGLTDVGRGDFEPAHEEAEMVAGWVPFADLVEAVLDGRVGDGPLVVAVLAAHARGLVGGPR
- the ald gene encoding alanine dehydrogenase; the protein is MKVGVPKEVKNHEYRVAITPIGVHELVAHGHDVQVQQGAGEGSSIPDAEYVAAGATIVPDADEVWGAADLLLKVKEPVAEEYHRLREGLTLFTYLHLAADRPLTEELMSSRVTALAYETVQLPSGSLPLLYPMSEVAGCLAPQVGAHALLKAQGGRGVLMGGVGGVANAKVVVIGAGVSGQNAANIALGMGADVTLLDTDLDKLRMSFWRYDNRVQGLASSRLTVAQQVMDADLVIGAVLIPGAKAPTLVSNDLVAQMKPGSVLVDIAVDQGGCFEDTRPTTHDDPTFTVHGSTFYCVANMPGAVPSTSTYALTNATLPYTVALANKGWADASRTDRSLALGLNTHAGALTNGPVGEAWDILAVSLDEVLA
- a CDS encoding site-specific tyrosine recombinase XerD produces the protein MRTYLDHLGVEKGLAANTLSSYRRDLRRYLAHLDAVGVHDLDAVSEATVTEFLARLREGDAEHPPLAAASAARTVVAVRGFHRFALADGLASHDPAAAVRPPAPGKRLPKALPLSDVEAIVEAAGAPGTPLALRDRALLELLYGTGARISEAVGLDVDDVQEVVDLPPGEGALLLRGKGGKERLVPVGSYAREALAAYLVRGRPALVERAGPALFLNARGGRLSRQSAWAALVKAAERAGVTREVSPHTLRHSFATHLLDGGADVRVVQELLGHASVTTTQVYTLVTVDNLREVFATAHPRARG